One part of the Entelurus aequoreus isolate RoL-2023_Sb linkage group LG05, RoL_Eaeq_v1.1, whole genome shotgun sequence genome encodes these proteins:
- the mepcea gene encoding 7SK snRNA methylphosphate capping enzyme, with translation MSVDEDTVKTGSPQATSASSLQLSECSGSCSGVSVLVEGATGATRVLAAACPVPGTAASPKHSSTVDSLTHSNSTGLRSKGNEAGINRRNNLHHPKQHQQMRVTKRRNTSNFSFKHPTSGKRRRRANSESDSVLPTNFLLGGNIFDPLNLNSLQDEEVNRALNAETPKSSPLPLKSRDPVEILIPRDITDPLNLNSSIADSSFLVAPLKSGGRRRHRNRHHGGSISAAQLGSSESGKNEVKPGESAPFPGALPSLSNPDVSKASNSVSCGEGDSREHSTDDSSILKEEVTSISVEDSTSSISGGANQHTSRRKRRRNSGKMDPPMCQSTPAAKSTSGEQDHKSGGHKNSFHASRSGCKSGPAGRQQQQPHNQTRDQQKKKFQYGNYNKYYGYRNPSASEDPRVCVFRPEWFEGKHVLDLGCNSGHLTLYIAKMLRPARILGLDIDNGLVHAARKNIRHYLSELQTQEARRATQEKDGGQQEDSVSSQSDKKHTERKENGSALKEATNDSCGTDEAKTPRRDGKLEEVEQESCDKSGSCSFPLSLQISRGPIAAPPLTETSTSRPGEFPSNVSFIKANYVLQNDNLLITQRPEYDVILCLSVTKWVHLNWGDNGLKRLFKRVYRHLHPGGVFILEPQPWQSYVKRKKLTDTITRNFHSIRLKPDQFSSYLTNEVGFTSVEFLGTPKSSSRGFQRPIYLFHK, from the exons ATGTCTGTTGACGAAGACACTGTAAAAACTGGTAGCCCACAGGCTACCTCGGCTTCATCCCTGCAGCTGTCAGAATGTTCTGGAAGTTGTAGCGGTGTGTCAGTACTGGTGGAAGGTGCCACAGGGGCCACCCGGGTCTTGGCGGCTGCTTGTCCTGTCCCTGGCACCGCTGCCTCACCAAAACACTCTAGCACTGTTGACTCTCTTACGCACTCAAACAGCACTGGATTGAGATCCAAAGGGAATGAGGCTGGCATCAATCGCAGGAACAACTTACACCACCCCAAACAGCATCAACAAATGAGGGTGACGAAGCGGCGCAACACGTCAAACTTTAGTTTCAAGCATCCGACTTCTGGTAAAAGACGACGACGGGCAAACTCAGAAAGTGACTCTGTCCTGCCAACTAACTTCCTCTTAGGTGGGAACATTTTCGACCCACTCAATCTTAACAGCCTACAGGATGAGGAGGTTAACCGGGCACTGAATGCTGAGACGCCAAAATCCTCCCCGCTGCCCCTAAAGAGTCGAGACCCCGTGGAGATCCTCATTCCCAGGGACATAACAGATCCTTTGAATCTGAACAGCAGCATAGCAGACAGCAGCTTTTTGGTGGCACCTTTAAAGAGTGGCGGAAGGAGGAGGCATCGCAACAGACATCACGGGGGCAGCATTTCAGCTGCACAGTTGGGCTCGTCAGAATCGGGGAAAAATGAAGTTAAACCTGGAGAATCTGCACCATTTCCTGGTGCACTACCTTCACTTTCTAATCCAGACGTCTCTAAAGCATCGAATAGTGTCTCCTGTGGCGAGGGGGATTCGCGTGAACACTCTACTGACGACTCCTCCATTTTGAAGGAGGAGGTGACGTCTATATCTGTTGAGGATTCCACCTCCTCCATTTCAGGAGGAGCAAATCAGCACACAAGCAGGCGCAAGCGAAGGCGCAACTCTGGCAAAATGGACCCCCCTATGTGTCAGTCTACCCCTGCAGCAAAGTCAACATCTGGTGAGCAAGATCATAAATCAGGGGGGCACAAAAACTCCTTCCACGCATCCAGGAGTGGTTGCAAATCTGGTCCGGCAGGTCGTCAGCAACAGCAGCCACACAACCAGACAagggaccaacagaaaaagaaatTCCAGTATGGGAACTACAACAAATACTACGGTTACCGCAACCCAAGTGCAAGCGAAGACCCGCGGGTCTGTGTCTTCCGTCCAGAGTGGTTCGAAGGTAAACATGTGCTGGATTTAGGCTGTAACTCGGGTCACCTCACGCTCTACATTGCCAAAATGCTGCGGCCCGCCCGCATATTGGGCTTGGACATTGACAACGGGCTGGTGCATGCAGCCCGCAAGAATATCAGGCATTATCTCTCTGAGCTGCAGACCCAAGAGGCCAGGCGGGCCACACAGGAGAAGGATGGAGGCCAACAGGAGGACAGTGTTTCAAGCCAGAGTGACAAGAAGCACACAGAAAGAAAGGAAAATGGGAGTGCACTGAAAGAGGCCACAAATGACTCTTGTGGCACGGATGAGGCCAAGACTCCGAGGCGAGACGGCAAACTGGAAGAAGTGGAGCAGGAAAGTTGCGATAAATCTGGGAGCTGCTCTTTCCCTTTGTCCCTGCAGATCTCCCGAGGACCCATTGCTGCACCTCCTCTTACTGAAACCTCCACCTCACGGCCTGGAGAGTTCCCCTCTAATGTGTCTTTTATCAAG GCCAATTATGTGCTGCAGAACGATAATCTTCTTATAACTCAGCGTCCCGAGTACGACGTGATCCTATGTCTGAGTGTCACCAAATGGGTTCACCTAAACTGGGGGGACAACGGCCTGAAGAGACTCTTTAAGAGAGTCTACAGACATCTCCATCCTGGAGGCGTCTTCATTCTGGAGCCACAGCCTTGGCAGTCCTACGTCAAGAGGAAGAAGCTGACG GACACCATCACCAGAAACTTCCACAGCATCCGCCTCAAGCCAGATCAGTTTTCATCCTATCTGACCAATGAAGTGGGCTTCACCAGTGTTGAGTTCCTCGGGACACCCAAGAGTTCATCAAGAG GTTTTCAGAGGCCAATCTATTTGTTTCACAAGTGA